In one Catenovulum adriaticum genomic region, the following are encoded:
- a CDS encoding UDP-N-acetylmuramoyl-L-alanyl-D-glutamate--2,6-diaminopimelate ligase codes for MLTSGSQFIELAEQLLGCDLVDVKIDTMTCHSQQVTQNSCFLALAGHQVHGSVYNQDAADKGASLILCDTAEQEFHGQKSLIGNTVCILVCGLNELAGELADIFYAQPSMQLSLVGVTGTNGKTSVCEMIYQLAQQLNIRPAYMGTLGVKYKNTSIQTGLTTPDAVSVQGYLANFVQADCELAAIEVSSHAVVQYRVNGCQFDRLAFTNLSHDHLDYHQTMEAYFAAKASLFLQNPQACHLINTDHEYGRTLIRLLKTKQTTPDVLAVGRTASNYADKYLKLVSVSALAKGFKVTLEYGDGKTVEKAQGYLPLIGEFNIENLLIAMASLLSPTISLQQLIQAAEKLIPIAGRMENFSVNGINLVVDFAHTPDGLAQALRACRSHCQAKLWVVFGCGGDRDKNKRAEMGTIAQELADKIILTNDNPRSESQAHIINDITRNMTQNTYQIELDRKQAIRFAYQNAKAGDYILIAGKGHETYQEFADGNIDYNERAFVAELIQGAA; via the coding sequence ATGCTTACTAGTGGTAGCCAATTTATCGAATTAGCCGAACAGTTATTAGGCTGCGACCTAGTCGATGTTAAAATAGACACTATGACGTGTCATAGTCAGCAGGTTACTCAAAATTCTTGTTTTTTAGCGTTGGCTGGTCATCAAGTTCATGGCTCTGTTTACAATCAAGATGCGGCAGATAAAGGCGCAAGTTTAATTTTATGTGATACTGCAGAGCAAGAGTTTCACGGTCAAAAAAGCTTAATTGGTAATACTGTTTGCATTTTAGTGTGTGGTTTAAATGAGTTAGCAGGCGAATTAGCTGATATATTTTACGCCCAACCCAGTATGCAATTAAGCCTAGTTGGTGTAACTGGGACTAATGGTAAAACCTCGGTTTGCGAGATGATTTATCAGCTGGCTCAGCAATTAAACATTAGGCCGGCTTACATGGGTACCTTAGGCGTTAAATATAAAAATACGTCAATACAAACAGGTTTAACAACCCCTGATGCCGTTAGTGTGCAGGGCTATTTGGCTAATTTTGTTCAGGCTGACTGTGAGCTTGCCGCGATTGAAGTATCGTCTCATGCAGTGGTCCAGTATAGAGTGAATGGCTGTCAATTTGATAGATTAGCTTTTACAAATTTATCGCATGATCATTTAGATTATCATCAGACGATGGAGGCGTATTTTGCAGCTAAAGCTAGTTTATTTTTACAAAACCCTCAAGCTTGTCATTTAATCAATACTGATCATGAGTATGGTCGAACTTTAATTCGTTTATTAAAAACAAAGCAAACCACACCTGACGTGTTAGCCGTTGGACGCACTGCATCAAATTATGCAGACAAATATTTAAAATTAGTGAGTGTTTCAGCTTTAGCGAAAGGCTTTAAAGTTACGCTTGAATATGGCGATGGCAAAACAGTTGAAAAAGCGCAAGGCTATTTACCGCTAATTGGTGAGTTTAATATTGAAAATCTGTTAATTGCAATGGCCAGTTTATTAAGCCCGACTATCAGTTTACAGCAATTGATACAGGCAGCAGAAAAGCTAATTCCGATAGCGGGTCGTATGGAAAACTTTAGCGTTAATGGGATTAATTTGGTTGTAGATTTTGCACATACACCAGACGGTTTAGCGCAAGCTTTAAGGGCGTGTCGCTCACATTGTCAGGCTAAGCTGTGGGTGGTCTTTGGGTGTGGTGGCGACAGAGATAAAAATAAACGTGCAGAAATGGGCACTATTGCACAAGAATTAGCAGACAAAATTATATTAACGAACGACAACCCAAGATCTGAGTCACAAGCGCACATTATTAATGATATTACCCGTAATATGACTCAAAACACATATCAAATAGAGTTGGATCGTAAACAAGCTATCCGTTTTGCTTACCAAAATGCTAAAGCTGGCGATTATATTTTGATTGCCGGAAAAGGCCATGAAACGTATCAAGAATTTGCCGATGGCAATATCGATTATAACGAACGCGCTTTTGTGGCTGAACTTATTCAGGGGGCAGCATGA
- the mraZ gene encoding division/cell wall cluster transcriptional repressor MraZ yields MFRGANAITMDDKGRITIPTRYRESLQDECGGQVVCTIDTYQPCLLLYPLNEWEQVEKRLRALSDMKPNERRFKRLLLGHATEGEIDKNGRLLISNTLRKRVGLEKQIMLVGQLNKFEIWSDADWQDQINDDMELIESGEFELTEKLEEFSL; encoded by the coding sequence GTGTTTAGGGGTGCGAACGCAATCACAATGGACGATAAAGGGCGGATAACAATTCCAACCCGCTATCGTGAATCACTGCAAGACGAATGCGGTGGTCAAGTGGTATGCACAATCGATACTTATCAACCTTGTTTACTTTTATACCCGTTGAATGAATGGGAGCAGGTTGAAAAACGTTTGCGAGCTTTGTCTGACATGAAACCAAATGAGCGACGTTTCAAGCGTTTGTTGCTAGGTCATGCAACAGAAGGCGAAATAGACAAAAATGGTCGTTTATTGATTTCTAATACGCTTAGAAAAAGAGTCGGTTTAGAAAAACAAATTATGCTAGTTGGTCAGCTCAATAAATTTGAAATATGGAGTGATGCTGATTGGCAAGATCAAATTAACGATGACATGGAACTAATTGAGTCAGGTGAATTTGAGTTAACCGAAAAACTTGAAGAATTTTCACTTTAA
- a CDS encoding penicillin-binding transpeptidase domain-containing protein, producing MNKRKAIKQTGTIRWRLFTVFSLIALVFFGLIVRTAYIQVISPDELKKQGDLRTHRQLSDTVLRGMITDRNGLELAISVPVNTVWADPKQVIESQGLDKDREWRALADILDIDVDKIKQRITANPTGRFVYLARQVSPAMADYVRHLNLKGVYLRPESKRYYPAAEINAHIVGITNIDDQGIDGIEKLYDDALTGENGKKSILRDAKGHVIEVLSEQAAKQAKDISLSIDQRIQTLAYQELKKAVQYYQADSGTVVALDVNSGEILAMVNNPSYNPNNRSGVSQSAMRNRSITDTFEPGSTIKPLAVLSALEFGSINAGSVIDTSPGWIMFGGRRVRDPYNRGKLTIEQILKKSSNVGTTKLALSLPHEQFLDAFYNVGFGSETGTGLLGESSGIFYDRRRWSEFELATLSFGYGLSVTALQLAQMYATIGNGGVRRPLSILKREAPMEGSQVFSHSSSRQLLKMMESVLDDDGSGHKAAVEGYRVAGKTGTSRKAVAGGYGNDYVGLFAGVAPVSDPKIALVVVINNPKGDKYYGGDVAAPVFSKVMGGALQILNVPNDKSDTDDIQLAQLKGDSSNAY from the coding sequence ATGAACAAACGAAAAGCAATCAAACAAACAGGCACAATACGCTGGCGGTTATTTACCGTCTTTAGCTTAATTGCGCTTGTATTTTTTGGTTTGATTGTACGTACCGCTTATATTCAAGTTATTTCTCCTGATGAGTTAAAAAAACAAGGCGATTTAAGAACACATCGGCAGTTATCTGACACGGTATTGCGAGGGATGATTACTGATCGCAATGGTTTGGAACTAGCCATTAGTGTGCCTGTTAACACTGTTTGGGCTGATCCTAAGCAAGTTATTGAATCTCAAGGGTTAGACAAAGACAGAGAGTGGCGAGCGCTGGCAGATATTCTTGATATCGATGTTGATAAAATTAAGCAGCGTATAACGGCTAATCCAACTGGCCGTTTTGTGTATTTAGCAAGGCAAGTTTCACCAGCGATGGCTGATTATGTTCGCCATTTAAACTTGAAAGGGGTTTATTTACGGCCCGAATCAAAACGCTATTACCCAGCTGCTGAAATTAATGCTCACATTGTGGGCATTACTAATATTGATGATCAAGGTATCGACGGCATTGAAAAGTTATATGACGATGCGTTAACAGGCGAAAACGGCAAAAAAAGCATATTGCGTGATGCTAAAGGCCATGTGATTGAAGTTTTATCTGAACAAGCGGCCAAACAAGCTAAAGATATTAGTTTGTCTATTGATCAGCGTATTCAAACACTTGCTTATCAAGAACTAAAAAAAGCGGTTCAATATTATCAGGCAGATTCAGGCACTGTAGTAGCGCTAGACGTTAACTCAGGTGAAATTTTAGCTATGGTTAATAATCCGTCATATAACCCAAATAATCGAAGTGGTGTGAGTCAGTCGGCTATGCGTAATCGCAGTATTACCGATACTTTTGAGCCCGGTTCAACAATTAAGCCTTTAGCCGTTCTTTCGGCTTTGGAATTTGGTTCAATTAATGCTGGTTCAGTCATTGATACTTCGCCAGGTTGGATTATGTTTGGTGGCCGCCGAGTTAGGGATCCATATAACCGTGGCAAGTTAACGATTGAGCAAATCTTAAAAAAATCAAGTAATGTCGGCACCACTAAACTCGCTTTGTCTTTACCACATGAACAGTTTTTAGATGCTTTTTATAACGTTGGTTTTGGCAGCGAAACTGGAACAGGTTTACTGGGTGAAAGCTCTGGTATTTTTTATGATCGCCGGCGTTGGTCTGAATTCGAATTAGCAACCTTATCTTTTGGTTATGGTTTATCTGTTACCGCTCTACAATTAGCGCAAATGTATGCAACCATAGGTAACGGCGGGGTTCGCAGACCGCTTTCTATTTTAAAACGTGAAGCCCCAATGGAAGGCTCGCAAGTATTTAGTCATAGCTCGTCACGCCAATTATTAAAAATGATGGAATCGGTCTTAGATGATGACGGGTCTGGCCATAAAGCCGCGGTTGAAGGTTATCGCGTGGCTGGTAAAACTGGGACATCACGTAAGGCTGTAGCTGGCGGGTACGGTAATGATTATGTTGGTTTATTTGCAGGTGTTGCGCCCGTATCGGATCCTAAAATTGCTTTAGTGGTAGTAATTAATAACCCTAAAGGCGATAAATATTATGGCGGCGACGTGGCAGCCCCAGTGTTTAGTAAAGTAATGGGTGGAGCATTGCAAATTTTGAATGTGCCTAATGATAAATCAGATACGGATGACATTCAGCTAGCTCAGTTAAAAGGAGATAGCTCGAATGCTTACTAG
- the gmhB gene encoding D-glycero-beta-D-manno-heptose 1,7-bisphosphate 7-phosphatase, with translation MNKALLLDRDGIINHDLAYVHKVADFSFTDHIFSLCQQAKALDYFIIVVTNQAGIARGLYTEQAVRELHQWMIAEFKKADIDIQKAYYCPHHPEHGGLQYQHNCLCRKPMPGMLLQAKREFDLDMSQSVMIGDRESDVKAALAAKVNRRILVKSDYTQADNLDDTAATEIVECLSEIKF, from the coding sequence GTGAATAAAGCATTACTATTAGATAGGGATGGTATTATTAATCACGATTTGGCATACGTGCATAAAGTAGCCGATTTTAGTTTTACCGATCATATATTTTCGCTTTGCCAACAAGCGAAAGCATTGGACTATTTTATTATTGTGGTGACGAATCAAGCCGGTATTGCACGAGGACTATATACCGAGCAAGCTGTTAGAGAATTGCACCAATGGATGATCGCGGAGTTTAAAAAAGCAGATATTGATATTCAAAAAGCGTATTACTGCCCACATCATCCAGAACATGGTGGTTTGCAATACCAGCACAATTGCTTGTGCCGAAAACCTATGCCCGGTATGTTATTACAAGCTAAACGTGAGTTTGATTTAGATATGAGTCAGTCGGTAATGATAGGCGATAGAGAATCTGATGTGAAAGCGGCTTTGGCTGCAAAAGTGAATCGGCGTATTTTAGTTAAATCTGATTATACTCAAGCAGATAATTTAGATGATACCGCTGCAACTGAAATTGTTGAATGTCTGTCTGAAATTAAGTTTTAG
- the ftsL gene encoding cell division protein FtsL: MSQINKRKHKSVDKARQPSLVKSIVSDWLAQKVTIFLLICVLASAYAVIYYAWSNRQLNTQLQRLLEDKDKLDIDWRHMLIENNVLSEHNRVEQIAKDELNMLRPKGEQEIIIKVP; this comes from the coding sequence GTGTCGCAGATTAATAAACGTAAGCACAAATCTGTTGATAAAGCACGTCAGCCTAGTTTGGTTAAAAGCATAGTTTCGGACTGGCTTGCGCAAAAAGTGACAATTTTTTTGCTGATATGTGTGTTGGCCAGTGCTTATGCCGTAATTTATTACGCTTGGAGCAACCGACAGTTAAATACCCAACTGCAAAGATTATTAGAAGATAAAGATAAGTTAGACATTGATTGGCGGCATATGCTGATCGAAAACAACGTGTTATCTGAACATAACCGAGTTGAGCAGATAGCGAAAGATGAATTAAACATGCTTAGGCCTAAAGGCGAGCAGGAAATTATAATAAAAGTCCCATGA
- the rsmH gene encoding 16S rRNA (cytosine(1402)-N(4))-methyltransferase RsmH — MQTESGHISVLLNESVDGLAIKPGGIYVDCTFGRGGHSRVILNQLSEDARLIAIDQDPSAIAWAEQHFDDPRFEIVQGNFRDLAQIIEARGLTGKIDGVLMDLGVSSPQLDEAERGFSFMRNGPLDMRMNPDTGMSASEWLQVASEDEIAFVLKEYGEERFARKIARAIVHDRVEAPFTTTAQLAGLLGRIIKKKEPGKHPATRSFQALRIQVNGELDAIKEVLVGAMDVVKKHGRISVISFHSLEDRIVKRFFNEKSKAKPIPRGLPVTDDELNQDIKLKLVTKAVKPSAQEIERNPRSRSSVLRVAERVAD, encoded by the coding sequence ATGCAAACAGAAAGTGGACATATTAGTGTTTTATTAAATGAATCAGTGGATGGATTAGCGATAAAACCAGGCGGTATTTATGTGGATTGCACTTTTGGACGGGGCGGACATAGTCGCGTTATTTTAAACCAATTAAGTGAAGATGCGCGATTAATTGCAATTGATCAAGATCCAAGTGCGATCGCTTGGGCCGAGCAACATTTTGATGATCCTCGATTTGAAATAGTACAAGGTAACTTTAGAGACTTGGCTCAAATTATTGAAGCGCGAGGCTTAACCGGAAAAATTGATGGCGTGTTAATGGATTTAGGCGTGAGCTCACCACAGCTAGACGAAGCCGAACGTGGTTTTAGCTTTATGCGAAATGGTCCTTTAGATATGCGAATGAACCCGGATACTGGCATGTCAGCTTCGGAGTGGTTACAAGTAGCAAGCGAAGACGAAATTGCGTTTGTTTTAAAAGAATATGGTGAAGAAAGATTTGCTCGCAAGATTGCACGCGCAATTGTGCACGACAGAGTGGAAGCTCCTTTTACGACCACGGCACAATTAGCGGGTTTGTTAGGGCGAATCATTAAAAAGAAAGAGCCAGGAAAACATCCAGCAACTCGAAGCTTTCAAGCGTTACGAATTCAAGTTAATGGTGAGCTTGATGCGATTAAGGAAGTGCTGGTGGGGGCAATGGATGTAGTGAAAAAACATGGGCGTATTTCAGTTATTAGTTTTCATTCGTTAGAAGATCGCATCGTTAAGCGTTTTTTTAATGAAAAAAGCAAAGCAAAGCCCATACCCCGAGGATTGCCTGTTACTGATGATGAGTTAAACCAAGATATTAAATTAAAGCTAGTGACAAAAGCGGTTAAACCAAGCGCACAAGAAATTGAAAGGAACCCACGTTCTCGAAGTTCAGTTTTGAGGGTTGCAGAGCGTGTCGCAGATTAA